DNA from Clarias gariepinus isolate MV-2021 ecotype Netherlands chromosome 11, CGAR_prim_01v2, whole genome shotgun sequence:
ttttcttcagccattcagaggtggatttgctggtgtgttttgggtcattgtcctgctgcagcacccaagatcgcttcagcttaagttgacgaacagatggccggacattctccttcaggattttttggtagacagtagaattcatggttccatctatcacagcaagccttccaggtcctgaagcagcaaaacaaccccagaccatcacactaccaccaccatattttactgttggtatgatgttctttttctgaaatgctgtgttacttttacgccagatgtaaaaaaaaggttaaacttacgcaccttccaaaaagttaaacttttgtctcgtcggtccacaaggtattttcccaaaagtcttggcaatcattgagatgttttttttagcaaaattgagacgagccttaatgttctttttgcttaaaagtggtttgcgccttggaaatctgccatgcaggccatttttgcccagtccctttcttatggtggagtcgtgaacactgaccttaattgaggcaagtgaggcctgcagttctttagatgttgtcctggggtcttttgtggcctctcggatgagttgtctctgcgctcttggggtaattttggacggctggccactcctgggaaggttcaccactgttccatgtttttgccatttgtggataatggctctcactgtggttcgctggagtcccaaagctttagaaatggctttataacctctACCAGActaatagatctcaattacttttgttctcatttgttcctaaatttctttggatcttggcatgatgtctagcttttaaggtgcttttggtctacttctctgtgtcaggtagcttctatttaagtgatttcttgattgaaacaggtgtggcagtaatcaggcctgggggtgactacagaaattgaactcaggtgtgataaaccacagttaagttattttttaacaaggggggcaatcacttttttacacagggccatgtagatttggagttattttttttccccttaataacgtaaaccttcatttaaaaactgcattgtgtgttcaattatgttatctttgactaatagttaacggttttagatgagcagaaacatttaagtgtgacaaacatgcaaaagaataagaaatcaggaagggggcaaatagtttttcacaccactgtagataTTGTATAGTATCTTGATACTAGTATGTCAGACACTTTTAATCTTGTATGGATTTTAAGTAAATACCATATTCATAGTTGTACATGGCAGGGTAAATTTTCCTCCTTCACCTTGTTTATGTGTaactttgctcttttaatgtctctgttttgtttttgtatttgtttagaaTGTTATTCCTGTAATATATTTCTTTAGAATTATAGGtattttgctgtgtttttttgtgtgtgtttcctatCTTGTTGTGTTaatatctgttaaaaaaataaaacattaaaaaagcattaaaagaacaaaaaagaaaggaagtaTATAGCATCACCGTAACAATATAAATGGTAGAAAGAAGCAGCCCTGCGGCCTGCTTTCCTTCCGGGTTCTTTATACTCGGCAAGGGCTCCCATGGGAGCAAAGGGCTGTGGTGCAATGGGTGTCCTGGTCCCTTTCTGTCATGTCTAACATTGACTTTTTTGCCGATTTgttctgcattggcttttctgtatgATTTGACGGAGCCCTTTAGACTCACAGGTATGGGTGAGCCATGCATGCCCACAAtcctgtcactagtttactgatgcataatttataattgttaaTTTGTTTACCACCATGCTAATATCccaaattaaaatcattttaataaaatatctttattaAGGTTCcactaaaaaatttaaataaataaagattcagatattcaacaaaacacacagactAGACAAATAGACTCTCAGATGAAGAAAAATCTATAATCTTTGTCactgtttcattatttatttaacaataatgaagctaaacagaaaataaaacatgggCCCAATACAAAGTGCCCCCTTATTATTTCCGCAGGATTTATGAGGGTAAGTTGTAGCAAGATGCTGCTAATAATCAGCCCATGACTATTTGATCATAAGCAGTTGttcagacctctataaaagcaataAGTAtctataaaacaaaatgccaAGAGaaaaaagacataagcaatggagTTGgagaagtaatttttttttttttcacttcaatATGGAAAgggtaataaaattatatccaaacaatttggagttcacCATTCTACAGTGAGAAGGATTATTTACCAGAAGAAAGCATTCAGGAAATttgccaatcttcccaggaggATCACTCTCATCCCAAGATCAGATTAtttgagaaatacaaaaaactaAAGAGCAACATCTTGGACCAAACAAGTTTcattgagcatgttaaatgttaatgtccaTGACAGCACATTTATAATATTCTGATGTGGGAATGTTTTTCTACAGCAGGCACTGGAGCACATCTCAGGATAGAAGGAAATCTGAACATTGAAAATCGAATAATTCGACAACTGCCTTTAACAAACAGTCACCATCAAATTTGACTCAACTTGAGGagttttgcaaagaagagtgggcaaaTATAAGtcagtgtttctgtttttttttttttaccaatatgTTGGTGTTATATCTTTCAATTGGATGTTGGAAGTTGCACTTTAACCTGGATAAAACTAAAACTGTCTCTGGCCTTATTTCAGGCtgcaatacagtatgtataagtATATAATATCTCCACTCCGGTTATATTAGAACTTACGATGCCATCTTATAAGCGCtttcagtgcttttttttaaaccaataaaaaatgtaaatttataaaCAAAGATCCCTttgctttggaaaaaaaaatagcacacaCGTTCTGGTTATACGTTaagctatttatttttgtaaatgctTTTATGTAACATGAATAAAATCAAATCATTTAGGCCAATTTGGTATATCAGAATCTACATCATCttaacaaattacaaattacatatatatttttttttttacattaaaaaaaacagactttacAGAATTATTTGAATGGAATGCTTATTCATGTAacgtttcttaaaaaaattatttaaatgccaCCTTCCGTTTTTTCAGCACTATGATAAATGTATTTCTAATGTCTCTTGTTTTCATACCATATATAATTGGATTAACAACTGGAAGAATTGTGAAAATCATTAAACCGCATATATGTTGTGCAGTGGGTAGTATATTCTGAAAACGATATGAAAGTATGGTAATGGTGGAAACTATTTCATACAACACAAATGTTATTATCTGCGCTAAACATGTGTGTACAGCCTTACTTCTTGCTTCTATATGTGTGTGGGAAAGACAGGTCTTAAGAATTTGTACATACGAAAATAACTGAATACTCACACTTATGCCCTGCATTAACCCAGTTACAGCTAATCCATAAACATTGTTCACGGTAAGGTCACCACCACATGAAAGTTGTAAGAGTGCACTATtactacaataaacattaaaaataaatgtcttaCATTTTGGAAATCTTGCCTGAAGAGCAAACAATACAACAATCATTAAAAGGTCAAATCCCCAAGTCAGTGCTATCACACCACAAACTACATATGGACTCATTATAGAGTTATATCTGAGTGGCTTGCATATAGCTATATAACGATCAAATGACATGGCTGCCAGGATAAAAAGTACACTACCTCCATATAAATGAAGCAAAAATCCCTGCAGGACACATGTTGGATAGTAGATCATATTTGTTTGGGTTACAATATCGAGAAGCACTCTAGGCAAAGCACATGTAATTGCTATTACGTCTGCCAAAGgaagactgaaaaaaatgtagaaCATGGGCTTATGAAGGTTTTGCTGTGTAACAATCAATGCTAAAATTGTTACATTACAAAATATTGCAAATGAATAGACTAGTGCCCCAATGATAAAAACAGGATAAATAGCTTGAGGGGGAACATCAAATCTGGCAATTTGAAGACTGAAACTAAACGTGTTATTCGAAAGTTGTTGCTCCATTCAGAACCtgtaggaaaaataataaaaaagaacaaattttattttaacagtttgCATTAAGTTCATTTTTCCTTTCCCATGGCATCTGAACTTCGGCTCACCTTACAAAAGATTTAACTGTGTCAGTAGAGGGGAGTGATAGGGGCCATTTATATTAATTCCTGTCCTCAACAGACATTGTATCTGTATGTTGTCATTAGCAACTTCTATCTGGTCTCCACAATAGCTTGCAATAAGAAGTTATGtacacaaagataaaaacaaatcagCTGCATCAGTTTCACTCTTGATACCCAAATATATGAGGACTTGACATTATgcaattattgttttaaatatttttacaaaatcctCATATGAGGACCATTGGGTACTATTATTTTGACAAATTctcatttgtttaaaaacattcataaaGGTCATAGTGAGTTGAATGGACCTGACAGAACTCCTGGACGTTAAAGTAACAgttaaataagaaattaaacagACAAATTAACTgctttttctcaaaactgcttaaaatactttcaattatttaaaaaagaactaGTTTTTAGTACATTTGAACTTAAgagttaaatacatttttatttcttctgtgttatatttaaaacaaatgcattttGCCAAATGCTGTAGCTACCTATTGAGGCTCAAAGAGTCTGAAACAGAAATCACTTTGagcattttctaataattttgtgtttaaatttgCATAATACAATGAGTAATTAATCTAAACAAAACCACATTAGTAAAGGTGAGGAAAGAAATcaatatattttgttaaatttaacaacaatataaaaacacatgataAGACAACATAACACAATATAATAACAATTTAGTtttctcattcattcattctctataccgtt
Protein-coding regions in this window:
- the LOC128533656 gene encoding olfactory receptor 52N4-like, producing MEQQLSNNTFSFSLQIARFDVPPQAIYPVFIIGALVYSFAIFCNVTILALIVTQQNLHKPMFYIFFSLPLADVIAITCALPRVLLDIVTQTNMIYYPTCVLQGFLLHLYGGSVLFILAAMSFDRYIAICKPLRYNSIMSPYVVCGVIALTWGFDLLMIVVLFALQARFPKCKTFIFNVYCSNSALLQLSCGGDLTVNNVYGLAVTGLMQGISVSIQLFSYVQILKTCLSHTHIEARSKAVHTCLAQIITFVLYEIVSTITILSYRFQNILPTAQHICGLMIFTILPVVNPIIYGMKTRDIRNTFIIVLKKRKVAFK